Proteins encoded in a region of the Ruegeria sp. AD91A genome:
- a CDS encoding co-chaperone GroES — protein MALKPLHDRVLVRRTESEEKTAGGLIIPDSAKEKPSEGEVVSTGEGARKDSGELIAMAVKAGDKILFGKWSGTEVQVDGEELLMMKESDIMGIIE, from the coding sequence ATGGCATTGAAACCGCTTCATGACCGTGTGCTGGTTCGCCGTACCGAAAGCGAAGAGAAAACCGCAGGCGGCCTGATCATTCCTGACAGCGCAAAAGAAAAGCCCAGCGAAGGCGAAGTCGTCTCAACCGGCGAAGGCGCGCGCAAGGACAGCGGCGAGTTGATCGCGATGGCTGTAAAAGCTGGCGACAAGATCCTGTTCGGCAAATGGTCGGGCACCGAGGTTCAGGTCGACGGCGAAGAGCTGCTGATGATGAAAGAAAGCGACATCATGGGGATCATTGAGTAA
- a CDS encoding DUF2161 domain-containing phosphodiesterase, giving the protein MNREQDLYPPVKALLERQGYAVKGEVGAADIVAVRDGDAPVIVELKLRFTLTLFHQAINRLKLTDLVYIAVSKPTGRTARRALKDNLALCRRLGLGLITVRADGTVEVQCDPGPYAPRKNKAGAARMLREFDRLEGDPNAGGATRHGIVTAYRQDALKCAAFLAENGPTKGSDVAKSVGVPVATRLMRENHYGWFEKVEKGIYGLTSAGAEGLKHWAYSWEQVD; this is encoded by the coding sequence ATGAACCGCGAGCAGGATCTCTACCCCCCGGTCAAGGCGCTGCTGGAGCGGCAGGGATACGCCGTCAAGGGAGAAGTCGGCGCAGCCGACATCGTTGCGGTGCGCGATGGGGATGCTCCGGTGATTGTCGAACTGAAACTTCGGTTCACGCTGACCCTGTTTCATCAGGCGATCAATCGGCTGAAACTCACCGATCTGGTCTACATCGCGGTCAGCAAACCCACGGGCCGAACGGCCCGGCGGGCGCTGAAAGATAATCTGGCATTGTGTCGAAGGCTTGGCCTGGGCCTGATCACTGTGCGGGCTGATGGCACGGTTGAGGTGCAATGCGATCCCGGCCCCTATGCGCCCCGTAAGAACAAAGCCGGAGCCGCACGGATGCTGCGGGAATTCGACCGGCTGGAAGGTGACCCAAACGCCGGGGGCGCGACGCGCCATGGTATCGTGACGGCTTATCGGCAGGATGCACTGAAATGTGCGGCTTTTTTGGCCGAGAATGGCCCGACCAAGGGATCAGACGTCGCCAAGTCGGTCGGCGTCCCGGTTGCCACCCGGCTTATGCGGGAAAACCACTATGGGTGGTTTGAGAAGGTTGAAAAAGGCATATACGGGCTTACGTCCGCAGGAGCGGAAGGCTTGAAGCACTGGGCCTACAGTTGGGAACAGGTTGACTGA
- a CDS encoding DUF389 domain-containing protein yields the protein MVVRKLSTTRSILLFEGADKAAYWRRFAMLLMLSVVIATMGLLRNSGAVVIAAMLVAPLMTPILGVAAAMVMGWLKRAVTLALTVCLAAIACVMMAWLLVYIADVPRGILIPDQVLARTDPGTEDLIVALAAGVAGAYVQINKSELSLLPGAAIGVSLVPPLSASGILLYFDEPAEAYEAGLLFATNLGAIILSACAVYLVYAARSVVFSKGKRKLNFTASVFVAIAFLVVVVLQLGKSTYNRYLETRTEAQLADAIREWADPVSVEIIRIDVNAQRKRAEVWLIVDLPAEAQFKVSSIAGLLPPKLRETPLVGVLEEELGPGYLAIIRYQPRIGAQIILGTENVQQAPDVTEITEDE from the coding sequence ATGGTCGTACGAAAACTAAGCACCACCCGCAGCATCCTTCTTTTTGAAGGTGCCGACAAGGCTGCGTATTGGCGACGCTTTGCAATGCTGCTGATGCTGTCGGTCGTAATCGCGACCATGGGTTTGCTGCGCAATTCCGGGGCTGTTGTCATCGCGGCCATGCTTGTGGCGCCGCTTATGACCCCGATCCTTGGGGTGGCCGCGGCGATGGTCATGGGGTGGCTGAAACGCGCAGTGACGCTGGCGCTCACGGTTTGTCTGGCCGCCATTGCCTGCGTTATGATGGCATGGCTTCTGGTCTATATCGCTGACGTGCCTCGTGGCATTTTGATCCCCGATCAGGTCCTTGCGCGCACCGATCCGGGCACCGAAGATCTGATCGTCGCTCTCGCTGCCGGCGTTGCCGGGGCCTATGTTCAGATCAACAAATCCGAACTGAGCCTTTTGCCCGGCGCGGCCATCGGCGTTTCACTGGTTCCGCCCCTCTCGGCTTCGGGCATCCTGCTGTATTTTGACGAACCCGCCGAGGCCTATGAGGCTGGGCTGCTTTTCGCAACGAACCTTGGCGCGATCATTTTGTCAGCCTGCGCGGTATATCTTGTCTATGCCGCGCGGTCCGTGGTTTTCAGCAAGGGGAAGCGCAAGCTGAACTTTACAGCCAGCGTCTTCGTCGCGATCGCGTTTCTGGTCGTCGTCGTCCTGCAACTTGGGAAATCCACCTATAACCGTTATCTGGAGACGCGGACCGAGGCACAACTGGCCGATGCCATTCGCGAATGGGCCGATCCGGTTTCCGTGGAAATCATCCGCATCGACGTCAACGCTCAGCGCAAACGGGCCGAGGTTTGGCTGATCGTCGACCTGCCGGCCGAAGCGCAGTTCAAAGTTTCTTCCATTGCCGGTTTGCTGCCACCCAAGCTGCGTGAAACCCCTCTTGTCGGGGTGTTGGAGGAGGAACTGGGACCCGGATACCTGGCCATTATCCGGTATCAGCCGCGTATCGGGGCCCAGATCATCCTGGGAACGGAAAACGTTCAGCAGGCCCCGGATGTCACAGAAATTACCGAAGACGAGTAG
- a CDS encoding TraB/GumN family protein encodes MRLLTFLAFLLFPISAQAACEGVDLRPQLPEETRARLQSAVAEIAYPEGNHWIARKGDTVLHIIGTLHTFDPRMEEVIDRLSPELNKADAFYFEVTQEDMNAFEQNMANDLTAVMITSGPTLIDLMTEDDWDALSTALAQRGIPGWMAAKMRPWFLTMMLSIPPCMIQDPNATYGMDARLNDLAVEKGIPQHSLERIEDLMAMFDSHPLEKQVESLVRLSGAMQGNADQLVTMANAYMEEKHAEIIQFAHLQGLEQSGLSPEAFDAEWRNFEQQMLVQRNANWMAQILDIRDQTVVIAVGAGHLSDDYGLLNQLEKAGYVLTRAAF; translated from the coding sequence ATGCGTTTGCTCACTTTTCTTGCGTTCCTTCTGTTTCCGATCTCGGCTCAGGCCGCGTGCGAGGGGGTGGACCTGCGGCCGCAACTGCCTGAGGAAACCCGGGCCAGATTGCAAAGTGCAGTGGCCGAGATCGCTTATCCCGAAGGCAATCACTGGATTGCACGCAAGGGCGATACGGTTTTGCACATCATAGGAACGCTGCACACCTTCGATCCGCGCATGGAGGAGGTCATTGATCGCCTGTCGCCCGAACTGAACAAGGCTGACGCCTTTTATTTCGAAGTCACTCAGGAAGACATGAACGCCTTCGAACAGAACATGGCCAATGACCTGACTGCGGTGATGATTACCTCGGGCCCTACGTTGATCGACCTGATGACGGAAGACGATTGGGATGCGCTTTCCACAGCTCTGGCCCAGCGCGGCATCCCCGGCTGGATGGCTGCGAAGATGCGCCCGTGGTTCCTGACCATGATGCTGAGCATCCCGCCCTGCATGATCCAAGACCCGAATGCAACTTATGGAATGGACGCTCGCCTGAACGATCTGGCCGTCGAAAAAGGTATCCCACAGCACTCGCTGGAACGGATCGAAGACCTGATGGCCATGTTCGACAGTCACCCGCTGGAAAAACAGGTCGAGTCGCTTGTGCGCCTGTCCGGAGCCATGCAGGGCAATGCCGACCAATTGGTCACCATGGCCAATGCATATATGGAAGAAAAGCACGCCGAGATCATACAGTTTGCCCACCTTCAGGGGCTTGAACAGTCGGGCCTGAGCCCCGAGGCCTTTGACGCGGAATGGCGCAATTTCGAGCAGCAGATGCTGGTGCAACGAAACGCCAACTGGATGGCGCAGATTCTGGACATCAGGGATCAGACAGTTGTGATTGCGGTCGGCGCAGGGCACCTGAGTGATGATTACGGCCTGTTGAACCAGCTGGAAAAAGCCGGATACGTTCTGACACGCGCCGCATTCTAA
- a CDS encoding manganese-dependent inorganic pyrophosphatase has translation MTTLVFGHKSPDTDSTGSPIVWSWYLNEVKGEQTEPVLLGEPNTEAAFMLENWDLPKPRIIEDLAAGTPVVIVDTNNPAELPANVNDADIRAIIDHHKLVGGLETKGPIDITVRPLACTATILFDLMGEDAAKMPDAIKGAALTCILSDTLEFRSPTTTAHDREVAERLAAELELDISVYAADMFAAKSDVSSFSDAELIRMDSKEYEVDGTKFRVSVLETTAPGVVLDRKANLADSMVDVAREDGVDQVLLFVVDILNEEATLLVPNDLVKTVAEKSFGVTVDGDAVVLPGIMSRKKQIIPNLKV, from the coding sequence ATGACCACTCTAGTATTTGGCCACAAATCCCCCGACACCGATTCTACAGGCTCACCGATCGTGTGGTCCTGGTACCTGAACGAAGTCAAAGGCGAGCAGACCGAGCCCGTACTGCTGGGTGAGCCCAACACCGAAGCAGCATTCATGCTGGAGAACTGGGACCTGCCCAAGCCGCGGATCATTGAAGACCTTGCCGCAGGTACCCCGGTGGTTATCGTCGACACCAATAACCCGGCCGAACTGCCGGCAAACGTCAACGACGCGGATATCCGCGCCATTATCGACCATCACAAGCTGGTTGGCGGTCTGGAAACCAAAGGCCCGATCGATATCACCGTGCGCCCCTTGGCCTGCACCGCAACCATCCTGTTTGATCTGATGGGCGAAGATGCCGCCAAAATGCCCGACGCCATCAAAGGCGCTGCGCTGACCTGCATTCTGTCTGACACACTGGAGTTCCGCTCTCCCACCACCACGGCGCATGACCGCGAGGTTGCAGAGCGCCTGGCGGCTGAGCTTGAGCTGGACATTTCAGTATATGCAGCTGACATGTTTGCGGCGAAATCGGATGTCTCTTCCTTCTCGGACGCCGAGTTGATCCGCATGGACAGCAAGGAATACGAGGTCGACGGCACCAAGTTCCGCGTCTCGGTTCTGGAAACCACCGCCCCCGGCGTTGTTCTGGACCGCAAGGCAAACCTGGCAGACTCGATGGTGGATGTTGCCAGGGAAGACGGCGTCGATCAGGTGCTGCTGTTCGTGGTTGATATCCTGAACGAAGAGGCCACGCTGTTGGTGCCGAACGATCTGGTAAAAACCGTCGCCGAGAAGAGCTTTGGTGTTACCGTTGACGGCGACGCTGTCGTTTTGCCGGGTATCATGAGCCGCAAAAAGCAGATCATTCCAAATCTGAAGGTCTGA
- the groL gene encoding chaperonin GroEL (60 kDa chaperone family; promotes refolding of misfolded polypeptides especially under stressful conditions; forms two stacked rings of heptamers to form a barrel-shaped 14mer; ends can be capped by GroES; misfolded proteins enter the barrel where they are refolded when GroES binds): MAAKDVKFDTDARNRMLAGVNILADAVKVTLGPKGRNVVLDKSFGAPRITKDGVSVAKEIELEDKFENMGAQMVKEVASRTNDEAGDGTTTATVLAQAIVKEGLKQVAAGLNPMDLKRGIDLATAKVVEGIKEASREVKDSAEVAQVGTISANGEAEIGQQIADAMQKVGNEGVITVEENKGLETETDVVEGMQFDRGYLSPYFVTNADKMIAELEDCMILLHEKKLSSLQPMVPLLEQVIQSQKPLLIIAEDVEGEALATLVVNKLRGGLKIAAVKAPGFGDRRKAMLQDIAILTGGQVISEDLGMKLESVTMDMLGTAKKIEITKDETTIVDGAGEKAEIEARVAQIRTQIEETSSDYDREKLQERVAKLAGGVAVIRVGGMTEVEVKERKDRVDDALNATRAAVQEGVVVGGGVALVQAGKALESLKGANADQDAGINIVRKAIEAPLRQIAENAGVDGAVVAGKVRENEDAAFGFNAQTEEYGDMFSFGVIDPAKVVRTALEDAASVAGLLVTTEAMVADKPAKEGAPAGGGMPDMGGMGGMM; the protein is encoded by the coding sequence ATGGCTGCAAAGGACGTCAAGTTCGACACCGATGCCCGTAACCGCATGCTGGCAGGTGTGAACATCCTGGCCGATGCTGTTAAAGTGACCCTGGGCCCCAAAGGCCGCAACGTGGTTCTGGACAAATCCTTCGGCGCACCGCGCATCACCAAGGACGGTGTATCGGTTGCCAAGGAAATCGAACTGGAAGACAAGTTCGAAAACATGGGCGCGCAGATGGTGAAAGAAGTCGCCAGCCGCACCAATGACGAAGCCGGCGACGGCACCACCACCGCAACCGTTCTGGCACAGGCGATCGTAAAAGAAGGCCTGAAGCAGGTGGCAGCGGGTCTGAACCCGATGGACCTGAAGCGCGGCATCGACCTGGCAACCGCCAAGGTTGTTGAAGGCATCAAAGAAGCCTCGCGCGAAGTCAAAGACTCGGCAGAAGTTGCTCAGGTTGGCACCATCTCGGCCAACGGCGAAGCCGAAATCGGCCAGCAGATCGCAGACGCGATGCAGAAGGTCGGCAACGAAGGCGTCATCACCGTCGAAGAAAACAAAGGTCTGGAAACCGAGACCGACGTTGTCGAAGGTATGCAGTTCGACCGTGGCTACCTGTCGCCTTACTTCGTCACCAACGCAGACAAGATGATTGCAGAGCTCGAAGACTGCATGATCCTGCTGCACGAAAAGAAACTGTCCTCGCTGCAGCCGATGGTCCCGCTGCTCGAGCAGGTGATCCAGTCGCAAAAGCCGCTGCTGATCATTGCCGAGGATGTTGAAGGCGAAGCGCTGGCAACTCTGGTTGTCAACAAACTGCGCGGCGGCCTGAAAATTGCTGCTGTCAAAGCACCGGGCTTCGGCGATCGCCGCAAGGCCATGCTGCAGGACATCGCAATCCTGACCGGCGGTCAGGTTATCAGCGAAGATCTGGGCATGAAGCTCGAGTCCGTCACCATGGACATGCTGGGCACCGCCAAGAAAATCGAAATCACCAAAGACGAAACCACCATCGTTGACGGTGCTGGCGAGAAAGCCGAGATCGAAGCACGTGTTGCTCAGATCCGCACTCAGATCGAAGAAACCTCGTCGGACTACGACCGTGAGAAGCTGCAAGAACGCGTTGCCAAACTGGCAGGCGGTGTTGCCGTTATCCGCGTCGGCGGCATGACCGAAGTTGAAGTGAAAGAGCGTAAAGATCGTGTTGACGATGCTCTGAACGCAACGCGCGCAGCCGTTCAGGAAGGCGTTGTTGTCGGTGGCGGTGTTGCTCTGGTTCAGGCCGGTAAAGCACTGGAGTCGCTGAAAGGCGCAAACGCTGATCAGGATGCAGGCATCAACATCGTTCGCAAAGCCATCGAAGCGCCTCTGCGCCAGATCGCCGAGAACGCGGGTGTTGACGGTGCGGTTGTTGCTGGCAAGGTTCGTGAAAACGAAGACGCTGCATTCGGTTTCAACGCTCAGACCGAAGAATATGGCGACATGTTCTCGTTCGGCGTGATCGACCCGGCCAAAGTTGTCCGTACAGCACTGGAAGACGCGGCGTCGGTTGCTGGCCTGCTGGTCACCACCGAAGCAATGGTTGCTGACAAGCCTGCCAAAGAAGGCGCGCCTGCTGGCGGCGGCATGCCCGACATGGGCGGCATGGGCGGCATGATGTAA